Proteins encoded in a region of the Methanobrevibacter millerae genome:
- a CDS encoding Coenzyme F420 hydrogenase/dehydrogenase, beta subunit C-terminal domain, producing the protein MSYVLARSKNSDILEAGECGGAVTSIFKYLLDEGLVDGVLALSPGDDIYDGVPTFVTNSDDLINTAGSYHCAPTMFGDLIQKYLSDKKIAVAVKPCDIRSIDELIKRHKINPDNIFTVGLNCGGTVSPVTGRKMIELFYDINPDDVVSEEIDKGQFIVELADGTEKGVKIHDLEEEGFGRRLNCQRCDVKIPRKANIACGNWGSLDGWTFVEINDEKGDELINGAIKAGLIETKSPSQDAIDARAKVENIMIKMSKKTQDSVYDKVDEMEEWDRCIRCYACRDVCPICWCHENCEINKSYFENSGIPPKPIAFQGIRLSHMSFSCVDCGQCDDVCPMDIPVSLIFDKLQKKYSDRTGYIAGVSDDIKPPLYSPAKEEL; encoded by the coding sequence ATGAGTTACGTATTAGCTAGATCAAAAAACTCAGACATTCTTGAAGCCGGAGAATGTGGTGGGGCTGTTACGAGTATTTTCAAATATTTATTGGATGAAGGATTGGTTGATGGAGTTTTAGCTTTAAGTCCTGGTGATGATATATATGATGGTGTTCCAACATTTGTAACAAATTCAGATGATTTAATTAACACTGCAGGATCTTATCATTGTGCACCTACCATGTTTGGTGATTTAATTCAAAAATATTTGTCTGATAAAAAAATTGCTGTTGCAGTAAAACCTTGTGATATTCGTTCTATTGATGAATTAATAAAAAGACATAAAATTAATCCAGATAATATATTCACTGTTGGATTAAACTGTGGAGGAACAGTTTCTCCAGTAACTGGAAGAAAAATGATTGAATTGTTCTATGATATTAATCCTGATGATGTAGTAAGTGAAGAAATTGACAAAGGTCAATTCATTGTAGAACTTGCTGATGGTACTGAAAAAGGTGTAAAAATCCATGATTTAGAAGAAGAAGGATTTGGACGTCGTTTGAATTGCCAAAGATGTGATGTTAAAATCCCAAGAAAAGCAAATATTGCTTGTGGTAATTGGGGATCACTTGATGGATGGACATTCGTTGAAATTAATGATGAAAAAGGTGATGAATTAATTAATGGTGCTATTAAAGCAGGATTAATTGAAACAAAATCACCATCACAGGATGCAATTGATGCAAGAGCAAAAGTTGAAAATATCATGATTAAAATGTCTAAGAAAACACAGGATTCCGTTTATGATAAAGTTGATGAAATGGAAGAATGGGACAGATGTATTCGTTGTTATGCATGTCGTGATGTTTGTCCAATATGCTGGTGTCATGAAAACTGTGAAATCAATAAATCATACTTTGAAAATTCAGGAATTCCTCCAAAACCAATTGCATTCCAAGGAATCAGATTGTCTCATATGAGTTTCAGTTGTGTTGACTGCGGCCAATGTGATGATGTCTGTCCAATGGATATTCCTGTTTCATTGATTTTTGATAAATTGCAAAAGAAATATTCTGATAGGACTGGTTATATTGCAGGTGTAAGTGATGATATCAAACCTCCATTATATAGTCCAGCTAAAGAGGAATTATGA
- a CDS encoding molybdopterin-dependent oxidoreductase, translating to MLEIKHTLCPSCSVGCGINVVSQDGDVVGTYSYKRHQINEGKNCLNGRNSIEIYKNKLEVSDIEKIIDEVSNELKSNDANKITVVCSGNNSVEEAEMIKNFAELNNFNIAFYADNFVNLNDDIASYDEIENASKVIVIGDVVYENPLIGRKIVHAKKNGANIFSYAPEKTVTANVSDEIADSIESLINKLDDDSVVVYSKIESSDDLEKIVEAIANSNCKSLPVFSKCNSKGVSKIIDAKSKEDMIELLDNTDVLLIFNDDLVAEIDYDYKSISKIITFVPCSNSTSDISTIVVPIKTWLETDGSYVNAMGLSQSFENVVESENLSEIEIIEKIQNKL from the coding sequence ATGTTGGAGATTAAGCACACGTTATGCCCTTCCTGTAGTGTTGGTTGTGGTATTAATGTTGTTTCACAGGATGGTGATGTAGTAGGAACTTATTCCTACAAAAGACATCAAATTAATGAAGGAAAAAATTGTTTAAATGGTAGAAATTCTATAGAAATTTATAAAAATAAATTGGAAGTTTCTGATATTGAAAAAATTATTGATGAAGTATCTAATGAGTTAAAATCTAATGATGCTAATAAAATTACTGTTGTTTGCTCTGGAAATAATAGTGTTGAAGAAGCAGAAATGATAAAAAATTTTGCTGAATTAAATAATTTTAATATTGCATTTTATGCAGATAATTTTGTAAATTTAAATGATGATATTGCATCTTATGATGAAATTGAAAATGCATCTAAAGTTATTGTTATTGGTGATGTAGTATATGAAAATCCTTTGATTGGAAGAAAAATTGTTCATGCAAAGAAAAATGGTGCAAATATTTTTTCATATGCTCCTGAAAAAACTGTTACAGCAAATGTCTCTGATGAAATTGCAGATTCTATTGAATCTCTTATTAATAAATTAGATGATGATAGTGTTGTTGTCTACAGTAAAATCGAATCTAGTGATGATTTAGAAAAAATCGTTGAAGCTATTGCTAACAGCAATTGCAAATCATTACCTGTATTCAGTAAATGTAATTCTAAAGGTGTTTCAAAAATTATTGATGCAAAATCAAAAGAAGATATGATTGAGTTATTAGATAACACAGATGTTTTGTTAATTTTTAATGATGATCTTGTTGCTGAAATAGATTATGATTATAAATCCATTTCAAAAATCATTACTTTTGTTCCATGTTCAAATTCTACATCTGATATTTCAACAATTGTTGTCCCAATTAAAACTTGGCTTGAAACTGATGGTAGTTATGTCAATGCAATGGGTCTTTCCCAAAGTTTTGAAAATGTTGTTGAATCTGAAAACCTTAGTGAAATAGAAATTATTGAAAAAATTCAAAATAAATTGTGA
- a CDS encoding F420-dependent methylenetetrahydromethanopterin dehydrogenase, with translation MVVKIGIVKSGNIGVSPVLDLLLDERADRPNIDVRVFGSGAKMNPEQVEDVVPKVEQFDPDFCIFISPNPGAPGPAKARELLSAMDKPAVIIGDAPGKSKTEEMDEQGLGYIIVMSDPMIGAKREWLDPTEMAIFNSDILKVLAETGALRLVQNTIDDIINAFDNGDEIELPKLIITAEKAVDVAGFENPYAKAKAIAAYEMAGAVANLDMKGCFMTKGYENFIPLVAAAHEMASCAAKLASEAREIEKSNDTVLRTPHMKEGQTGSKKDLISKPE, from the coding sequence ATGGTAGTAAAAATTGGAATAGTAAAAAGCGGAAATATTGGAGTTTCTCCAGTATTAGATTTGTTATTAGATGAAAGAGCTGATAGACCAAATATTGATGTTAGAGTATTTGGATCTGGTGCAAAAATGAATCCTGAACAAGTCGAAGATGTTGTACCAAAAGTAGAACAATTTGACCCAGATTTCTGTATTTTCATTAGCCCAAATCCAGGAGCTCCTGGACCAGCTAAAGCTAGAGAATTGTTATCTGCAATGGATAAACCTGCAGTAATTATTGGTGATGCTCCAGGTAAAAGCAAAACTGAAGAAATGGATGAACAAGGTTTAGGTTACATTATTGTAATGTCTGATCCAATGATTGGTGCAAAAAGAGAATGGTTAGACCCAACAGAAATGGCTATATTCAATTCAGACATTTTAAAAGTTCTTGCAGAAACTGGTGCATTAAGATTGGTACAAAACACCATTGATGATATTATCAATGCATTTGATAATGGAGATGAAATTGAATTACCAAAACTAATCATCACTGCTGAAAAAGCTGTTGATGTTGCTGGTTTTGAAAATCCATATGCTAAAGCAAAAGCTATTGCTGCATATGAAATGGCAGGTGCAGTTGCTAATTTAGATATGAAAGGTTGTTTCATGACAAAAGGTTATGAAAATTTCATTCCATTAGTTGCAGCAGCTCACGAAATGGCTTCATGTGCTGCAAAATTAGCTAGTGAAGCTCGTGAAATTGAAAAATCTAATGATACTGTTTTAAGAACTCCTCATATGAAGGAAGGTCAAACAGGATCTAAAAAAGATTTAATTTCAAAACCAGAATAA
- the mcrA gene encoding coenzyme-B sulfoethylthiotransferase subunit alpha gives MEDKKFLNALNQKFKGEDQESDHTSFYCFDGWKQSERKREFNDAAEKLAKERNMPFYNPDIGVPLGQRQLMAYKISGTEDYVEGDDLHFCNNAAIQQLVDDIKRTIIVGMDTAHSVLQERLGVEVTPETINEYMENINHALPGGAVVQEHMVEVHPSLVDDCYAKIFTGNDDLADELDKRVLIDINKEFPEDQAEMLKKYVGNKTYQVSRVPTLVVRACDGGTVSRWSAMQIGMSFINAYKLCAGEAAIADFSYAAKHADVIGMGAFLPSRRARGPNEPGGVAFGNLADMVQTSRISDDPAEVTLEVIAAAAVLYDQVWLGSYMSGGVGFTQYASAAYTDDILDDFIYYGMDYVEKNYGMCNAELDMDTVRDISTEVTLYGLEQYEIPTLLETHFGGSQRASVISAAAGCSTAFATGNSNAGVNGWYLSMILHKEAHSRLGFYGYDLQDQAGASNSLSIRSDEGLIHELRGPNYPNYAMNVGHQPEYAGIAQAPHAARGDAFCTNPLIKIAFADDNLTFDFKHPRKEIAKGALREFMPSGERDIIIPSA, from the coding sequence TTGGAAGATAAAAAATTTTTAAACGCATTAAATCAAAAATTCAAAGGTGAAGATCAGGAAAGTGATCACACCAGTTTTTATTGTTTCGATGGATGGAAACAATCTGAAAGAAAAAGAGAATTTAATGATGCTGCTGAAAAATTAGCTAAAGAAAGAAATATGCCTTTTTATAATCCAGATATTGGGGTGCCATTAGGTCAAAGACAGTTAATGGCATATAAGATTTCTGGAACTGAAGATTATGTTGAAGGTGATGATTTACACTTTTGTAACAATGCAGCAATTCAACAATTGGTTGATGATATTAAAAGAACTATTATCGTAGGTATGGATACTGCTCATTCTGTTTTACAAGAAAGATTAGGGGTTGAAGTAACTCCGGAAACAATCAACGAGTACATGGAAAATATTAACCACGCACTTCCTGGAGGAGCTGTTGTACAGGAACATATGGTTGAAGTACACCCTAGTCTTGTCGATGACTGTTATGCAAAAATATTCACTGGAAATGATGATTTAGCAGATGAATTAGACAAAAGAGTTCTAATTGATATCAATAAAGAATTTCCGGAAGATCAAGCAGAAATGCTTAAAAAATATGTTGGAAATAAAACTTACCAAGTAAGTAGAGTTCCTACTTTAGTTGTAAGGGCTTGTGACGGTGGTACTGTTTCAAGATGGTCTGCAATGCAAATTGGTATGAGTTTTATCAATGCATATAAGTTATGTGCTGGTGAAGCAGCTATTGCTGACTTTTCATATGCTGCAAAACACGCTGATGTAATCGGAATGGGAGCATTTTTACCATCTAGGCGTGCAAGAGGTCCTAATGAGCCGGGTGGTGTAGCATTCGGTAATTTGGCAGATATGGTTCAAACTTCAAGAATCTCTGATGATCCTGCAGAAGTAACTTTAGAAGTTATTGCTGCTGCAGCTGTATTATATGACCAAGTTTGGTTGGGTTCTTATATGTCTGGTGGTGTTGGTTTTACACAATATGCTAGTGCAGCTTATACTGATGATATCCTTGACGATTTCATTTATTATGGAATGGATTATGTCGAAAAGAATTATGGGATGTGTAATGCTGAATTAGATATGGATACTGTACGTGATATATCTACTGAAGTAACCCTTTATGGTTTAGAACAGTATGAGATACCTACTCTTTTAGAAACTCACTTTGGTGGTTCTCAAAGAGCATCAGTTATTTCCGCCGCTGCAGGTTGTTCAACTGCTTTTGCAACAGGAAATTCCAATGCTGGTGTAAATGGATGGTATTTAAGTATGATTTTACATAAAGAAGCTCATTCCAGACTTGGATTTTATGGATATGATTTACAAGACCAAGCAGGTGCTTCTAATTCATTATCAATTAGGAGTGATGAAGGTCTTATCCATGAATTAAGAGGTCCTAATTATCCTAATTATGCAATGAATGTAGGTCACCAACCTGAATATGCAGGTATTGCTCAAGCACCTCACGCTGCAAGAGGCGATGCATTCTGTACAAATCCATTAATTAAAATTGCATTTGCAGATGATAATTTGACATTTGACTTTAAACATCCAAGAAAAGAAATAGCTAAGGGTGCATTAAGAGAATTCATGCCTTCTGGTGAAAGGGATATTATAATTCCTTCAGCTTAA
- the mcrG gene encoding coenzyme-B sulfoethylthiotransferase subunit gamma: MEYKAQFGPGETKIAENRRKHMNPDHEFKKIRSVSDEGLVKILGHRSPGESYKTVHPPLAEMEDDGDIIKSIVEPTPGAKEGIRIRYIQFADSMYHAPAQPYDRARTYMWRYRGVDTGTLSGRQVIEIREQDLEKISKELVETDIFDPARCGMRGATVHGHSLRLDENGLMFDGLQRYIFNEEDGHVYYVKDQVGRPLDEMIDVGAPLDEEYLKDITTIYREDNIGMRQDKEAIEVVENIHTARTKGGYGMGVFSNDLKKKLGE; encoded by the coding sequence ATGGAATATAAAGCTCAATTTGGTCCTGGAGAAACAAAAATTGCTGAAAATAGAAGAAAGCATATGAATCCTGACCATGAATTTAAAAAGATTAGATCTGTATCTGATGAAGGTTTAGTTAAAATTTTAGGTCACAGGAGTCCTGGTGAAAGTTATAAAACTGTCCACCCACCATTAGCTGAAATGGAAGACGATGGTGATATTATTAAAAGTATTGTTGAGCCAACTCCTGGTGCTAAAGAAGGAATAAGAATTAGATATATTCAATTTGCAGATTCAATGTATCATGCTCCTGCTCAGCCATATGATAGGGCAAGAACTTACATGTGGAGATATAGGGGAGTGGATACTGGTACATTATCTGGAAGGCAGGTAATTGAAATAAGGGAACAGGATTTAGAAAAAATTTCTAAAGAATTGGTTGAAACAGATATTTTTGATCCTGCTAGATGTGGTATGAGAGGAGCTACTGTACATGGACACTCATTAAGACTTGATGAAAATGGTTTGATGTTTGATGGACTTCAAAGATATATTTTCAATGAGGAAGATGGTCATGTTTATTATGTAAAAGACCAGGTTGGTCGTCCTTTAGATGAAATGATTGATGTGGGAGCTCCATTGGATGAAGAATATCTAAAAGATATCACAACAATATATAGGGAAGATAATATTGGTATGAGACAGGATAAAGAAGCAATTGAAGTCGTTGAAAATATCCATACCGCTAGAACAAAAGGAGGATATGGTATGGGAGTATTTTCTAATGATTTAAAAAAGAAATTAGGTGAATAG
- the mcrD gene encoding methyl-coenzyme M reductase operon protein D: MEESEKINVIDIKIVPNRYLKPNTTENILNCIYDLEGQQRVLIHGPSIPLKVFYGPGKGHIVNHTDRKIISVKDTDLELRVMVGEIIITVDMTNFNDFMDNLHEILDENMPCDYSILVGIFTRTKSTITDYLKYGNNFESAIDKRYIGLVDARSISSETVKVIK, from the coding sequence ATGGAAGAATCAGAAAAAATTAATGTTATTGACATAAAAATTGTTCCAAATAGATATTTGAAGCCTAATACAACTGAAAATATTTTAAATTGCATTTATGATTTGGAAGGTCAACAAAGGGTTTTAATTCATGGTCCATCAATACCATTAAAAGTATTTTATGGTCCTGGAAAAGGCCATATCGTTAATCATACTGACAGGAAAATCATTAGTGTAAAAGATACTGATTTGGAATTAAGAGTAATGGTTGGAGAAATTATCATTACAGTTGATATGACTAATTTTAATGATTTTATGGATAATTTACATGAAATTTTAGATGAAAATATGCCATGTGATTATAGTATATTGGTCGGTATTTTTACCAGAACAAAATCAACAATCACTGACTATTTAAAATATGGCAATAATTTCGAAAGTGCTATTGATAAACGTTATATCGGTTTGGTTGATGCACGTTCAATATCATCTGAAACAGTTAAAGTTATTAAATAA